Proteins from a single region of Cystobacter fuscus DSM 2262:
- a CDS encoding PLP-dependent transferase, which translates to MKEVFYPGAGAVVSFRLARDEWAAPFVEALQLPLLGVSLGTVESIVTVPARHSHASVPVPERQRRGITDGLIRYSVGLEDLQEDLALALGQAVRVAA; encoded by the coding sequence GTGAAGGAGGTGTTCTACCCGGGGGCGGGCGCGGTGGTGTCCTTCCGGCTCGCGCGCGACGAGTGGGCGGCGCCCTTCGTGGAGGCGCTCCAGTTGCCCCTGCTGGGTGTGTCGCTGGGGACGGTGGAGAGCATCGTCACGGTGCCGGCCCGCCACTCGCATGCGTCCGTCCCCGTGCCCGAGCGGCAGCGGCGCGGCATCACCGATGGGCTCATCCGCTACTCGGTGGGGCTGGAGGACCTGCAGGAGGACCTCGCGCTCGCCTTGGGACAAGCGGTGCGCGTGGCGGCGTGA